The Macaca fascicularis isolate 582-1 chromosome 11, T2T-MFA8v1.1 genome includes a region encoding these proteins:
- the GPR84 gene encoding G-protein coupled receptor 84 isoform X2, which produces MGIYFVLGLSSVGIFYCLIHRQVKRAAQALDQYKLRQASIHSNHVVGTDEAMPGRFQELDSRLASGGPSEGISSESVNAATTQTLEGDSSEVGDQINSKRAEQMAEKSPPEASAKAQPIKGARRAPDSSSEFGKVTQMCFAVFLCFALSYVPFLLLNILDARVQAPRVVHMLAANLTWLNGCINPVLYAAMNRQFRQAYASVFKRGPWSFRRLH; this is translated from the coding sequence ATGGGCATCTACTTTGTGCTTGGACTCAGCAGTGTTGGCATCTTCTATTGCCTCATCCACCGCCAGGTCAAACGAGCAGCACAGGCACTGGACCAATACAAGTTGCGACAGGCAAGCATCCACTCCAACCATGTGGTTGGGACTGATGAGGCCATGCCTGGTCGTTTCCAGGAGCTGGACAGCAGGTTAGCATCAGGAGGACCCAGTGAGGGGATTTCATCTGAGTCAGTCAATGCTGCCACCACCCAGACCCTGGAAGGGGACTCATCAGAAGTGGGAGACCAGATCAACAGCAAGAGAGCTGAGCAGATGGCAGAGAAAAGCCCTCCAGAAGCATCTGCCAAAGCCCAGCCAATTAAAGGAGCCCGAAGAGCTCCGGATTCTTCATCGGAATTTGGGAAGGTGACTCAAATGTGTTTTGCTGTGTTCCTCTGCTTTGCCCTGAGCTACGTCCCCTTCTTGCTGCTCAACATTCTGGATGCGAGAGTCCAGGCTCCCCGGGTGGTCCACATGCTTGCCGCCAACCTCACCTGGCTCAACGGTTGCATCAACCCTGTGCTGTATGCAGCCATGAACCGCCAATTCCGCCAAGCATATGCCTCCGTTTTCAAAAGAGGGCCCTGGAGTTTCCGTAGGCTCCATTAG
- the GPR84 gene encoding G-protein coupled receptor 84 isoform X1 — protein MWKTSDANFSCYHESVLGYRYVAVSWGVVVAVTGTVGNVLTLLALVIQRKLRTRFNLLIANLTLADLLYCTVLQPFSVDTYLHLHWRTGATFCRAFGLLLFASNSVSILTLCLIALGRYLLIAHPKLFPKVFSAKGIVLALVSTWVVGVASFAPLWPIYILVPVVCTCSFDRIRGRPYTTILMGIYFVLGLSSVGIFYCLIHRQVKRAAQALDQYKLRQASIHSNHVVGTDEAMPGRFQELDSRLASGGPSEGISSESVNAATTQTLEGDSSEVGDQINSKRAEQMAEKSPPEASAKAQPIKGARRAPDSSSEFGKVTQMCFAVFLCFALSYVPFLLLNILDARVQAPRVVHMLAANLTWLNGCINPVLYAAMNRQFRQAYASVFKRGPWSFRRLH, from the coding sequence ATGTGGAAAACCTCTGACGCCAACTTCTCCTGCTACCATGAGTCTGTGCTGGGCTATCGTTATGTTGCAGTTAGCtggggggtggtggtggctgtGACAGGCACCGTGGGCAACGTGCTCACCCTACTGGCCTTGGTCATCCAGCGCAAGCTCCGTACCCGATTCAACCTGCTCATAGCCAACCTCACACTGGCTGATCTCCTCTACTGCACAGTCCTTCAGCCCTTCTCTGTGGACACCTACCTCCACCTGCACTGGCGCACCGGTGCCACCTTCTGTAGGGCATTTGGGCTCCTCCTTTTTGCCTCCAATTCTGTCTCCATCTTGACCCTCTGCCTCATCGCACTGGGACGCTACCTCCTCATTGCCCACCCTAAGCTTTTTCCCAAAGTTTTCAGTGCCAAGGGGATAGTGCTGGCACTGGTGAGCACCTGGGTTGTGGGTGTGGCCAGCTTTGCCCCCCTCTGGCCTATTTATATCCTGGTACCTGTAGTCTGCACCTGCAGCTTTGACCGCATCCGAGGCCGGCCTTATACCACCATCCTCATGGGCATCTACTTTGTGCTTGGACTCAGCAGTGTTGGCATCTTCTATTGCCTCATCCACCGCCAGGTCAAACGAGCAGCACAGGCACTGGACCAATACAAGTTGCGACAGGCAAGCATCCACTCCAACCATGTGGTTGGGACTGATGAGGCCATGCCTGGTCGTTTCCAGGAGCTGGACAGCAGGTTAGCATCAGGAGGACCCAGTGAGGGGATTTCATCTGAGTCAGTCAATGCTGCCACCACCCAGACCCTGGAAGGGGACTCATCAGAAGTGGGAGACCAGATCAACAGCAAGAGAGCTGAGCAGATGGCAGAGAAAAGCCCTCCAGAAGCATCTGCCAAAGCCCAGCCAATTAAAGGAGCCCGAAGAGCTCCGGATTCTTCATCGGAATTTGGGAAGGTGACTCAAATGTGTTTTGCTGTGTTCCTCTGCTTTGCCCTGAGCTACGTCCCCTTCTTGCTGCTCAACATTCTGGATGCGAGAGTCCAGGCTCCCCGGGTGGTCCACATGCTTGCCGCCAACCTCACCTGGCTCAACGGTTGCATCAACCCTGTGCTGTATGCAGCCATGAACCGCCAATTCCGCCAAGCATATGCCTCCGTTTTCAAAAGAGGGCCCTGGAGTTTCCGTAGGCTCCATTAG